A portion of the Oncorhynchus gorbuscha isolate QuinsamMale2020 ecotype Even-year linkage group LG07, OgorEven_v1.0, whole genome shotgun sequence genome contains these proteins:
- the LOC124040406 gene encoding charged multivesicular body protein 6-like, which yields MGNIFTRKRRTRITEQDRAVLQLKQQRDKLKQYQKRITLQLEKERNLAKQLLKDGKKEKALLLLKKKRYQDQLLDKTENQISNLERMCQDIEFAQIEMKVVEGLKVGNDCLKSLHEAMSIEDVERIMDETQEGIEYQREIDEMLAGSLTQEDEDAVLAELEAITQGELDLPEVPDESLPDVPEAADEEPEPGQERERPRKKQERGMLAV from the exons ATGGGAAACATTTTCACCAGAAAGAGACGCACACGAAtcacagagcaggacagggcagttttg CAACTGAAACAGCAGAGAGATAAGTTAAAGCAGTATCAGAAGAGAATCACCCTGCagctggagaaggagaggaatctAGCCAAGCAGCTGCTGAAAGATGGCAAGAAAGA GAAGGCCCTCCTCTTGCTCAAAAAGAAGAGATACCAGGACCAGCTCCTGGACAAGACAGAAAACCAGATAAGCAACCTGGAGCGAATG TGTCAAGACATTGAGTTTGCCCAGATTGAGATGAAGGTCGTTGAAGGCCTTAAAGTTGGAAACGACTGCCTGAAGTCATTGCATGAG GCGATGTCCATCGAGGATGTGGAGAGAATTATGGATGAGACCCAAGAAGGCATTGAATACCAGAGG GAAATAGATGAGATGCTGGCAGGTTCCCTGACACAGGAGGATGAAGATGCTGTACTGGCTGAACTGGAGGCCATCACTCAG GGAGAGCTTGACCTACCCGAGGTACCTGATGAGTCCCTGCCAGACGTCCCAGAGGCAGCTGATGAAGAACCAGAGCCAGGTCAAG agagggagaggccaaGAAAGAAGCAGGAACGAGGGATGTTGGCTGTCTAG